One part of the Parabacteroides distasonis ATCC 8503 genome encodes these proteins:
- a CDS encoding lysine exporter LysO family protein, with protein sequence MKNNLIVILCFTAGIFCGTFANTTISTYCEKLPQFLLYALVIQVGLNLGANAELGKMVKDIRFSSLLLPFFTIIGTLVFSAAASLLLTSWNIYDCMAVGSGFAYYSLSSLLIVQLKEASAGIEIASQLGAIALLANIIREMLALFGAPLYASFFGKFAPVSVAGINSMDVCLPVISRYSGKNIVPVAIIHGIILEISVPLLISLFCK encoded by the coding sequence ATGAAAAATAACCTAATCGTTATCTTATGTTTCACAGCGGGAATCTTTTGCGGAACCTTCGCCAACACGACTATCTCCACGTATTGCGAAAAACTACCGCAATTCTTGCTATACGCTCTCGTTATCCAAGTAGGATTGAACCTGGGAGCAAACGCCGAATTAGGAAAGATGGTAAAGGATATCCGGTTTTCCAGTTTGCTACTGCCGTTCTTTACGATCATCGGCACGTTAGTATTCTCTGCGGCGGCGAGTTTGTTATTGACCTCGTGGAATATATATGATTGTATGGCTGTAGGAAGCGGATTCGCTTATTATTCCTTATCCTCCTTGCTTATCGTACAACTGAAAGAGGCGTCGGCAGGGATAGAAATCGCTTCGCAACTCGGGGCTATCGCATTATTGGCTAATATCATCCGGGAAATGTTAGCTTTATTCGGGGCACCGTTGTATGCCTCTTTCTTTGGTAAATTCGCTCCGGTATCCGTGGCGGGAATCAATTCTATGGATGTCTGTCTTCCCGTTATCAGCCGGTATTCCGGAAAGAATATCGTACCTGTGGCTATTATTCACGGGATTATCCTCGAGATCAGCGTGCCGTTGCTTATCTCGCTCTTTTGCAAGTAG
- a CDS encoding Rpn family recombination-promoting nuclease/putative transposase — MAQYVDIMTDVGFKAVFQDKQVTIKFLNAALAGERQIKDITYLDKEIKPETVENRTIIFDLLCEDVSGAKFILEMQNCPQHYFFNRGFYYLCRMVARQGQIGKQWQYRLLPIYGVYFLNFKLPEFTDFRTDVVLANERTGKVFNEIKMKQIYISFPLFSLSKEECKSSFERWIYTLKNMNLFEQSPFKEEQETFLRLLDVANVNSLSEKERAIYEENLKNYRDWYATIDYAQTEGIEKGMQEGMQKGMQKGIEKGIEKGRQEEKLQIARKMKKQGLDSELIAQCSGLSVEDIERL, encoded by the coding sequence ATGGCACAATACGTAGACATCATGACTGATGTTGGATTTAAGGCTGTCTTCCAAGACAAGCAAGTTACCATCAAGTTCCTTAACGCCGCCCTAGCCGGCGAACGACAGATCAAGGACATCACCTACCTCGACAAGGAGATCAAGCCCGAGACCGTCGAGAACCGTACCATCATATTCGACCTGCTCTGCGAGGACGTGTCCGGGGCCAAGTTCATCCTAGAGATGCAGAATTGTCCCCAGCACTATTTCTTTAACAGAGGTTTTTATTATCTTTGTCGCATGGTGGCCCGGCAAGGACAAATCGGCAAGCAATGGCAATATCGGTTGCTACCCATCTACGGAGTCTACTTCTTGAATTTCAAGTTGCCGGAGTTCACAGACTTCCGTACGGATGTTGTCCTCGCTAACGAGAGGACGGGAAAGGTGTTCAATGAGATCAAGATGAAGCAGATCTACATATCGTTCCCGTTATTCAGTTTAAGCAAGGAGGAGTGCAAGAGCTCCTTCGAACGTTGGATTTATACATTGAAGAATATGAACCTATTTGAACAATCTCCCTTCAAGGAGGAACAGGAGACCTTCCTTCGCTTGCTGGATGTGGCGAACGTCAACTCACTCAGCGAAAAAGAACGTGCGATCTACGAGGAAAACCTAAAGAATTATCGGGATTGGTATGCGACCATCGATTACGCACAAACGGAAGGGATTGAAAAAGGAATGCAGGAAGGAATGCAAAAAGGGATGCAGAAAGGGATCGAGAAAGGGATCGAGAAAGGCCGTCAAGAGGAAAAACTCCAGATAGCCCGAAAGATGAAGAAGCAAGGACTTGACTCCGAACTTATCGCCCAATGCTCCGGACTTTCTGTTGAAGACATTGAGCGACTATAA
- a CDS encoding LysO family transporter, producing the protein MFIILGLLGLGISVGYLCRHVPAFKGLEHSISYTIFAMLFIFGITIGANQSLLNNIGEFGIQAAILAICGVLGSLVASFIAYKLFIKKGGLNEK; encoded by the coding sequence ATGTTTATCATTCTAGGTCTATTAGGTCTGGGGATAAGCGTCGGTTATTTATGCCGACACGTCCCCGCTTTCAAGGGATTGGAACATTCCATCTCTTATACGATTTTCGCGATGTTGTTCATATTTGGTATTACCATAGGAGCCAACCAATCTTTGCTGAATAATATTGGTGAGTTTGGAATACAAGCTGCCATACTAGCTATTTGCGGAGTATTGGGAAGTCTGGTAGCATCTTTTATCGCTTATAAATTATTTATCAAGAAAGGAGGTCTCAATGAAAAATAA
- a CDS encoding DUF6383 domain-containing protein encodes MNKKITTLLASAMLATAFSAGASINAKKGEATLLGASSNYLSVNTENNYGALSFDPTTLSDLKELNPATWTVSNVKTSLGRTLYSFVNKATGLTLSVDPATAIAVDDNNKSQKIASAAPLALGGSASEWVVETVGGKDILVSYIDGENVVYIAQSGSKLYLEKAKKSAISTAAIALSSDQANIPASISLDSDALNTLLHSVKGNNAAIAKMFFGLTMNPETSGNNKNVLTATALHAGDQEFDTQNGGYWVTLQAKDQKIGDKKAYVVVDTAYYDGTETSKFLKFACDELNADGRNEGSYKFKFTYNAQRDELYAQVQKAVYKITKNGGVSDEDFAKWVKEENNNSNWVLSDNTASAKGTQTAAIDKYIYMARLAGTNVLTVNTDETDGTTAGALVAVKDVQKTVIKLGTNFTGLTQTTLADGVYMIQYKSTGGNKPEQNNAYALANLAGNFGWAKQADRQDFNHIPAAQWVITKNGTASTASITIQNREFNDLSDNAVGLNKKTVQLYAVKDSKDVFFYNNGVADTLSFIPVKDANNLKVGYRYLTEDSAKVQTYVFNYLHGLALDKYLYTPAGKDSIVRVNENGDKTNFRLEIVVKNDNYGVGDSLVRNVYYVKNGESYLSYDDVAKKYMMKKDTKTPFFLKENNCVDGKHYYALVEAEIVKVYDKDNKEFFIVKDNSEVKARASVGAAESIITYSSDEYTNGVKVSVDDNTLDLLQGSTDDKFNQGNNRELRTSAFAVVTDDSPLYRRFNNVALGESATDACDSLAFVESVRGEYLMDEWNKNLQDKVVNYAGIWNKDKANGKLFFHIDTAWVNRGAGNIKPQYLISAAHVDVPGTPGVPCTYAHNHYDNAGNKVDAAHCSHATPAHAGYHYGKYLVNFSDSAKVYDERKVANPYKLSTNSSVNSSYTRVGFVEAIHMGDSLYVLTNGFEKMAPADLDTAEIIANYKKAKIEHFIVNLTGDKHKNVTWSFRYVNPDKAGNVTEEGADNSFLFESNVYGSAEVNGQPVYDDQYTTVYGNKDEAIAPKENVAWLKMHNGCLVITDENAKFDNAKTSGDGALVFNVQRMTEDDEFVTSNDEIATEGVSVIAGNGTVTVQGAAGKSVVITNILGKVIAETVLTSDNATISVPAGIVAVAVDGEEAVKAIVK; translated from the coding sequence ATGAACAAAAAGATTACTACGCTTTTAGCTAGTGCTATGTTGGCGACTGCATTCTCTGCGGGAGCTAGCATAAACGCTAAGAAGGGCGAGGCTACTTTGTTGGGTGCATCATCAAATTACTTATCTGTAAATACAGAGAATAATTATGGTGCATTGAGCTTTGATCCTACAACTCTTTCTGATTTAAAAGAGTTGAATCCAGCAACATGGACTGTCTCTAACGTGAAGACTTCTTTAGGAAGAACTCTTTATTCTTTCGTAAATAAGGCTACCGGTTTAACATTGTCTGTAGATCCTGCTACAGCTATCGCTGTGGATGACAATAACAAGTCTCAAAAGATCGCTAGTGCTGCTCCATTGGCTTTAGGAGGAAGTGCTTCTGAGTGGGTTGTTGAGACAGTGGGTGGAAAGGATATCTTGGTTTCTTATATTGATGGTGAGAATGTTGTTTATATAGCTCAGTCAGGTAGCAAACTTTATTTGGAGAAAGCAAAGAAAAGTGCAATCTCTACTGCTGCTATAGCTTTGTCTTCTGACCAAGCAAATATTCCTGCAAGTATTTCTTTGGATAGTGACGCATTGAATACTTTATTACATTCAGTAAAGGGCAATAATGCAGCTATCGCTAAAATGTTCTTTGGCTTAACGATGAATCCGGAGACTTCAGGGAATAATAAGAATGTTTTAACTGCTACAGCTTTACATGCAGGGGATCAGGAATTTGATACTCAAAATGGAGGCTATTGGGTAACATTGCAAGCTAAAGACCAAAAGATTGGTGACAAGAAAGCATATGTTGTAGTTGATACCGCTTATTATGACGGAACAGAGACTAGCAAGTTCTTGAAGTTTGCTTGTGATGAACTAAACGCTGATGGCCGTAATGAGGGTTCTTATAAATTTAAGTTCACTTATAACGCTCAGAGAGATGAGCTGTATGCTCAAGTTCAGAAGGCTGTTTATAAGATTACTAAAAACGGCGGTGTATCTGATGAGGATTTCGCTAAATGGGTGAAAGAGGAGAACAACAACTCTAATTGGGTACTTTCTGATAACACAGCTTCTGCTAAGGGAACTCAAACAGCAGCTATTGATAAATACATTTACATGGCTCGTTTGGCCGGTACGAATGTATTGACTGTTAATACAGATGAAACAGATGGTACTACTGCTGGTGCTCTTGTTGCTGTTAAGGATGTTCAGAAAACAGTTATCAAACTTGGTACAAACTTCACGGGTTTGACTCAAACAACTTTGGCAGACGGTGTTTATATGATTCAATATAAATCTACTGGCGGTAATAAACCGGAACAAAACAACGCTTATGCATTGGCTAACTTGGCTGGTAATTTTGGTTGGGCAAAACAAGCAGATCGCCAAGATTTCAACCATATTCCGGCAGCTCAGTGGGTTATTACAAAGAATGGTACGGCTTCTACTGCTTCTATTACGATCCAGAACCGTGAGTTCAACGATTTGTCTGATAATGCTGTAGGTCTGAATAAGAAAACTGTTCAGCTGTATGCTGTAAAAGATAGCAAAGATGTATTCTTCTATAATAACGGTGTTGCTGATACTTTGAGTTTTATCCCTGTTAAAGACGCTAATAACTTAAAGGTTGGTTACAGATACTTGACAGAGGATTCCGCTAAGGTTCAGACATATGTATTCAATTATTTACATGGTTTGGCATTAGATAAATATTTGTATACTCCGGCTGGTAAGGATTCTATCGTTCGTGTAAACGAGAACGGTGATAAGACTAACTTCCGTTTGGAGATCGTGGTTAAGAATGATAACTATGGTGTTGGCGATAGCTTGGTAAGAAATGTTTACTATGTTAAGAATGGCGAGAGCTATTTGTCTTACGATGATGTTGCTAAAAAGTATATGATGAAGAAGGATACTAAAACTCCGTTCTTCTTAAAAGAAAACAACTGTGTGGACGGTAAGCACTATTATGCGTTAGTTGAAGCTGAAATAGTAAAAGTTTATGATAAAGATAATAAAGAATTCTTCATCGTAAAAGATAATTCAGAAGTAAAGGCTCGTGCTTCTGTTGGTGCGGCAGAATCTATAATTACTTATTCATCTGATGAATATACGAATGGTGTAAAAGTTTCTGTTGATGATAATACTCTGGACTTATTACAAGGTTCTACAGATGATAAGTTCAATCAAGGCAATAATCGTGAACTTCGTACATCCGCTTTCGCTGTGGTAACAGATGACTCTCCATTATACCGTCGTTTCAACAACGTAGCATTGGGTGAGAGCGCTACAGACGCTTGCGATAGCTTGGCATTCGTAGAGAGCGTACGTGGTGAGTACTTGATGGATGAGTGGAACAAGAACTTGCAAGACAAGGTGGTTAACTACGCTGGTATCTGGAATAAGGATAAAGCTAATGGTAAATTGTTCTTCCATATCGATACGGCTTGGGTAAATCGTGGCGCAGGTAATATCAAACCTCAATATTTGATCTCTGCGGCTCACGTAGATGTACCGGGAACTCCGGGTGTACCTTGTACTTATGCGCATAATCACTATGATAATGCTGGTAATAAGGTTGATGCTGCTCACTGCTCACACGCTACTCCTGCTCACGCTGGCTACCACTATGGTAAATATTTGGTAAACTTCTCTGATTCAGCGAAGGTCTATGATGAAAGAAAGGTTGCTAATCCGTATAAATTAAGTACTAACTCAAGTGTTAATAGCAGCTATACTCGCGTTGGTTTCGTTGAGGCTATTCACATGGGTGACAGCTTGTATGTATTGACAAATGGTTTCGAGAAGATGGCTCCGGCTGATTTGGATACGGCTGAAATCATCGCTAACTATAAAAAAGCAAAAATTGAACATTTCATTGTGAACTTGACAGGTGATAAACATAAGAACGTAACTTGGTCTTTCCGTTATGTAAATCCTGACAAGGCTGGAAATGTAACAGAAGAAGGTGCAGATAACTCTTTCTTGTTTGAGTCTAATGTTTATGGTTCAGCGGAAGTTAATGGACAACCGGTTTATGATGATCAGTATACAACTGTTTATGGCAATAAAGATGAAGCAATTGCTCCGAAAGAGAATGTTGCTTGGTTGAAGATGCATAATGGTTGCTTGGTAATCACAGATGAGAACGCTAAGTTCGATAATGCTAAGACTAGCGGTGACGGTGCCTTGGTATTCAATGTACAACGCATGACAGAAGATGATGAATTCGTTACTTCTAACGATGAGATCGCTACTGAAGGTGTATCCGTAATCGCAGGTAACGGTACCGTAACCGTTCAAGGCGCAGCTGGTAAGTCTGTAGTTATCACGAATATCTTGGGTAAGGTAATCGCTGAGACCGTTCTTACTTCCGATAACGCTACAATCTCTGTTCCTGCCGGTATCGTAGCAGTGGCTGTTGATGGTGAGGAAGCTGTTAAGGCTATCGTTAAATAA